From one Dermatophagoides farinae isolate YC_2012a chromosome 5, ASM2471394v1, whole genome shotgun sequence genomic stretch:
- the LOC124497881 gene encoding GTP-binding protein Di-Ras2, whose protein sequence is MPEQSNDYRVVVFGAGGVGKSSLVLRFVKGTFRDAYIPTIEDTYRQVISCNKNVCTLQITDTTGSHQFPAMQRLNITKGHAFMLVFSVTSKQSLEELNHIYREIFDTKQNDNDTIPLILVGNKCDEEGQREVTADYAQEYCSKILKGCGYIETSAKTGHNVHEAFQELLSMDKTRNMSLRMDLKKTRSQIRKEKLKGHCIMM, encoded by the exons atgcCCGAACAAAGCAATGATTATCGTGTGGTTGTATTTGGCGCCGGTGGTGTTGGCAAATCAAGCCTTGTGTTACGGTTTGTGAAAG GAACATTCCGTGATGCCTACATACCAACCATTGAAGATACATATCGTCAAGTGATATCGTGTAACAAGAACGTATGCACACTACAAATAACCGATACGACCGGTTCACATCAATTTCCCGCTATGCAACGTTTGAACATAACCAAAGGACATGCATTCATGCTTGTCTTTAGTGTTACATCCAAACAAAGTCTAGAGGAATTGAACCATATCTATCGAGAAATATTCGAcaccaaacaaaatgataatgacacaATACCATTAATTTTGGTAGGCAATAAATGTGATGAAGAAGGTCAACGAGAAGTGACCGCCGATTATGCTCAAGAATATTGTTCCAAAATATTAAAAGGATGTGGTTATATTGAAACTTCGGCTAAAACTGGCCATAATGTACACGAAGCGTTTCAG gAATTACTATCGATGGATAAAACAAGAAACATGTCGTTAAGAATGGATCTAAAAAAGACTAGGTCTCAGATACGAAAGGAAAAACTTAAAGGCCATTGCATAATGATGTGA